The following are encoded in a window of Geotrypetes seraphini chromosome 5, aGeoSer1.1, whole genome shotgun sequence genomic DNA:
- the CTF1 gene encoding cardiotrophin-1: MEVLTGEERRKTRQGFGSRPTRLSSAQSQEAARKIEQICKQVLLLTANSQELLQKYLKHQGDPFGQPDFHPELMDFPGLPSPDLSQEAWLSLSDAERLRQNYVAYTILTDFLSEVKCWQEDLNPNAFDLLALLEKSAKQALGLRSNVASLMKTLCFLVPLVSPPPAFEASPDFIKKLKGWSICRHYQDWLHRTERDFTVLAQRYPL; encoded by the exons GGAGTCGTCCAACACGGTTGTCCTCTGCACAGTCCCAGGAAGCAGCAAGGAAGATTGAGCAGATCTGTAAGCAGGTGCTGCTGCTCACTGCTAACTCTCAGGAGCTCCTGCAGAAATAC ctGAAGCACCAAGGGGACCCTTTTGGGCAGCCCGACTTCCATCCAGAACTGATGGACTTCCCAGGCCTCCCTTCTCCAGACCTCTCTCAGGAAGCCTGGCTGTCCCTGAGTGATGCTGAGCGTCTGCGGCAAAACTACGTGGCATATACCATCCTCACAGATTTCCTGTCTGAGGTGAAGTGCTGGCAGGAGGATCTGAATCCCAATGCCTTTGACCTGCTGGCTCTGCTAGAGAAATCAGCCAAACAGGCCCTGGGACTGAGAAGCAAtgtagcatcactgatgaagaCTCTCTGCTTCCTCGTGCCACTAGTATCACCTCCACCTGCCTTTGAAGCCTCCCCAGACTTCATTAAAAAACTCAAAGGCTGGAGCATCTGCCGACACTACCAAGACTGGTTGCACCGAACAGAGAGAGACTTCACTGTGCTTGCACAGAGATACCCCCTATAA